In Pyrus communis chromosome 1, drPyrComm1.1, whole genome shotgun sequence, the following are encoded in one genomic region:
- the LOC137739077 gene encoding peroxidase 17-like, whose amino-acid sequence MTSLFSLFLLHYIIIGAAVQLRPHYYSETCPQAESVVRDVMKAALIREPRSLASVMRFQFHDCFVNGCDASMLLDDTPTIIGEKLALANINSLRSYEVVDEAKEALEKVCPGIVSCADIIIMASRDAVALTGGPDWEVKLGRLDSLSASREASDNVMPSPRANATFLIDLFAKFNLSAEDLVALSGSHSIGQARCFSIMFRLYNQSGTGRPDPSIEPKFTEKLNKLCPLNVDQNVTGDLDATPIVFDNQYFKDLVSGRGFLNSDQTLFTFPETRGFVEQFSSDQEEFFKAFVEGMIKMGDLQVEQAGEVRTNCRVVNSHRPAIANTCKRIEGIVTFV is encoded by the exons ATGACTtccctcttttctctcttcctcctaCACTACATAATAATTGGGGCCGCCGTGCAACTCCGACCTCATTATTACTCTGAAACATGCCCGCAGGCCGAATCTGTGGTCCGAGATGTCATGAAGGCGGCTCTGATCAGAGAGCCCCGGAGCCTTGCCTCTGTCATGCGCTTCCAATTCCATGATTGCTTTGTCAAT GGTTGTGATGCATCTATGTTACTTGACGACACGCCAACCATCATTGGAGAAAAACTAGCCCTTGCAAACATAAATTCATTGAGATCTTACGAGGTTGTTGATGAAGCGAAAGAAGCCCTAGAGAAGGTCTGTCCGGGAATTGTTTCTTGTGCAGACATCATAATCATGGCCTCTAGAGATGCTGTTGCCCTG ACTGGAGGGCCTGATTGGGAAGTGAAGTTAGGaagattggatagcttatcagCTAGCCGGGAAGCCTCAGATAACGTTATGCCAAGTCCAAGAGCCAATGCAACCTTCCTCATTGACCTCTTTGCCAAATTTAATCTTTCGGCTGAAGATCTTGTTGCCCTTTCTGGGTCTCATTCCATTGGCCAAGCTCGGTGTTTCTCAATCATGTTTCGGCTGTACAACCAATCCGGCACTGGCCGGCCAGACCCCTCCATTGAACCAAAGTTTACAGAAAAGCTAAACAAGCTTTGCCCTTTAAACGTGGACCAAAACGTCACCGGAGACCTAGATGCTACGCCTATAGTGTTCGACAACCAGTACTTCAAGGACTTGGTTTCCGGGAGAGGGTTTCTCAATTCGGATCAAACGCTTTTCACATTTCCGGAAACGAGGGGATTTGTGGAGCAGTTTAGTAGTGACCAAGAAGAGTTTTTCAAGGCCTTTGTTGAGGGGATGATAAAGATGGGAGATTTGCAGGTTGAGCAGGCTGGGGAGGTGAGAACAAATTGCCGGGTGGTTAATAGTCATCGTCCTGCGATTGCCAACACATGCAAGAGAATTGAAGGAATCGTAACGTTTGTATAA
- the LOC137720190 gene encoding peroxidase 17-like, translated as MSPLFSLFILLIITGATAQLRPGYYSGTCPKAESIVQDVMKAALIREPRSLASVMRLQFHDCFVNGCDASLLLDDTPTMLGEKLALANINSLRSYEVVDEAKEALEKVCPGVVSCADIIIMASRDAVALTGGPCWEVKLGRLDSLTASQEASDNIMPSPRSNATFLIDLFAKFNLSVKDLVALSGSHSIGKARCFSIMFRLYNQSGSGRPDPAIEPKFRQKLDKLCPLDVDQNVTGDLDATPVEFDNQYFKDLVARRGFLNSDQTLFTFPETRGFVKQFNIDEGEFFKAFVDGMIKMGDLKVDQPGEVRKNCRVVNSHSSNFPNEF; from the exons ATGTCTCCTCTCTTTTCACTCTTCATCCTACTCATAATAACCGGGGCCACAGCGCAACTTCGCCCTGGTTATTACTCGGGAACCTGCCCAAAAGCCGAATCCATTGTCCAAGATGTCATGAAGGCAGCTCTGATCCGAGAGCCACGGAGTCTTGCCTCGGTCATGCGCTTACAGTTCCATGATTGCTTTGTCAAT GGTTGTGATGCTTCATTGTTGCTTGATGACACACCAACCATGCTAGGAGAAAAACTAGCCCTTGCAAACATTAATTCACTGAGATCTTACGAAGTTGTTGATGAAGCGAAAGAAGCCTTGGAGAAGGTGTGTCCGGGAGTTGTTTCTTGCGCAGACATTATAATCATGGCATCTAGAGATGCTGTTGCTCTG ACAGGGGGGCCTTGTTGGGAAGTGAAGTTAGGAAGGTTGGATAGCTTAACAGCAAGCCAAGAAGCCTCAGACAACATTATGCCAAGTCCAAGATCCAATGCGACATTCCTCATTGACCTGTTTgccaaatttaatctctctgtTAAAGACCTCGTTGCGCTTTCGGGTTCACACTCCATCGGCAAAGCTCGGTGCTTTTCCATCATGTTTCGGCTGTACAACCAATCTGGCAGTGGCCGGCCAGACCCTGCCATTGAACCAAAGTTTAGACAAAAGCTAGACAAGCTTTGCCCACTAGACGTCGACCAAAACGTTACAGGTGACCTAGATGCTACGCCTGTAGAGTTTGATAACCAGTACTTCAAGGACTTGGTTGCCAGGAGAGGTTTTCTCAACTCGGATCAAACGCTTTTCACGTTTCCGGAAACGAGGGGATTTGTGAAGCAGTTCAACATTGATGAAGGAGAATTTTTCAAGGCATTTGTGGATGGGATGATAAAGATGGGTGACTTGAAGGTGGATCAGCCTGGGGAAGTAAGAAAGAATTGCAGGGTGGTTAATAGTCATTCTTCTAATTTTCCCAATGAATTCTAG